One part of the Musa acuminata AAA Group cultivar baxijiao chromosome BXJ1-5, Cavendish_Baxijiao_AAA, whole genome shotgun sequence genome encodes these proteins:
- the LOC103983712 gene encoding protein G1-like1, which produces MSSANSDSSGNSGAANGTGKPSRYESQKRRDWNTFRQYLRNHRPPLELSRCSGAHVLEFLRYLDQFGKTKVHAAGCPFFGHPQPPAPCPCPLKQAWGSLDALVGRLRAAFEENGGQPEANPFAVRAVRLYLREVRDSQAKARGIAYEKKRKRPPPPPQGHSPQPPLPMVAAPPAAAYARQAADLNLVNGAYTHHVHGHLMIPATDAVGDVVVTDAHPGGMIPLSVLN; this is translated from the coding sequence ATGTCGTCTGCGAACTCCGATAGCTCAGGCAACTCGGGCGCTGCAAACGGCACAGGCAAGCCGAGCCGGTACGAGTCACAGAAGCGGCGCGACTGGAACACCTTCAGGCAGTACCTCCGGAACCACCGCCCGCCGCTCGAACTCTCCCGGTGTAGCGGCGCCCATGTGCTCGAGTTCCTCCGTTACCTCGACCAGTTCGGCAAGACAAAGGTCCACGCCGCCGGCTGCCCCTTCTTCGGCCACCCGCAGCCCCCGGCGCCGTGCCCGTGCCCCCTCAAGCAAGCTTGGGGCAGCCTCGACGCACTTGTCGGCCGCCTCCGCGCCGCCTTCGAGGAGAATGGCGGCCAGCCGGAGGCCAACCCCTTCGCCGTCCGCGCAGTTCGGCTATACCTCAGGGAGGTAAGGGACAGTCAGGCCAAAGCGAGGGGAATCGCCTACGAGAAGAAGAGAAAGCGGCCGCCCCCGCCACCGCAGGGCCACAGCCCACAGCCACCTCTCCCAATGGTAGCGGCGCCTCCTGCCGCGGCTTATGCTCGGCAGGCGGCCGATCTAAATCTGGTGAACGGTGCATACACGCATCACGTTCATGGACACCTGATGATTCCCGCGACGGATGCCGTCGGAGACGTGGTGGTCACCGACGCGCATCCCGGTGGTATGATACCACTCTCCGTGCTGAACTGA